The Dunckerocampus dactyliophorus isolate RoL2022-P2 chromosome 1, RoL_Ddac_1.1, whole genome shotgun sequence genome has a segment encoding these proteins:
- the si:dkey-205h13.2 gene encoding uncharacterized protein si:dkey-205h13.2, whose amino-acid sequence MISFQTFAVYCFIVSDLFGIHASETCQTAWFDDGDVSGDGDSELLADLRRKHEDRICSDPVDMKAQTVAGIKSEYTRNVFHTHSASEGLSCLNAEQEPERPCADYKVQFTCAGDFCSSCRTGWLNHDNPEGNGDFENLRDLLQKYPGQICRHPIAIEVQTVSGDSAFSTSETFLSLDTTYGFACVNADQKDGSCEDYKVRFTCPEEFCQVAQECRTQWFNSDNPSEHGDVESIPRLLNSYPGQVCKNPTRIEARTTSGLPSQLTADIFLAHDVTFGLVCINKQQQSKQCEDYEVMLTCPADFCHICRTRWFDLDDPTREGDFETLFRLQRVHTKEVCPQPVAVEAMTVSGIPALQTGDVFQMYDATVGFACVNHGQPGGRQCQDYKVRFTCPPSFCSV is encoded by the exons ATGATTTCCTTTCAG acctttgcagtttattgttttattgtctcAG ACTTATTTGGCATTCATGCAAGTGAAA CGTGTCAGACCGCCTGGTTTGACGACGGAGATGTTTCAGGAGACGGTGACTCTGAGCTCTTGGCTGACTTGAGAAGGAAGCATGAGGATAGGATCTGCTCCGACCCGGTGGACATGAAGGCCCAGACGGTTGCCGGTATCAAGTCAGAGTACACAAGGAACGTCTTCCACAC CCACAGTGCATCAGAGGGCCTTTCGTGCCTCAACGCAGAGCAAGAGCCAGAGAGGCCATGTGCAGATTATAAGGTCCAGTTCACCTGTGCAGGAGACTTCTGCTCAT CGTGCCGGACGGGCTGGCTTAATCACGACAACCCGGAAGGAAATGGAGATTTTGAGAATCTCCGCGACCTCCTCCAGAAGTACCCCGGACAGATATGCCGTCATCCAATTGCCATCGAAGTTCAGACAGTCTCAGGAGACTCCGCCTTCAGCACATCTGAGACATTTTTGAG CCTGGACACCACATATGGGTTTGCTTGTGTGAATGCAGATCAGAAAGATGGGAGCTGTGAAGATTACAAGGTTAGGTTTACATGTCCTGAAGAGTTCTGTCAAG TGGCACAGGAGTGTCGCACGCAGTGGTTCAATTCCGATAACCCATCAGAACACGGCGATGTGGAGTCCATACCCCGGCTCCTGAACTCCTACCCCGGGCAGGTCTGCAAAAACCCTACCCGAATCGAGGCCAGGACAACAAGTGGACTGCCTTCCCAGCTCACTGCGGACATCTTCCTTGC CCATGACGTTACTTTTGGCTTGGTATGCATCAACAAACAACAGCAGAGTAAACAATGTGAGGATTATGAAGTCATGCTGACATGTCCAGCAGATTTCTGTCACA TTTGCAGGACTCGCTGGTTCGACCTCGACGATCCCACCAGGGAGGGTGACTTTGAGACCCTCTTCAGGCTGCAGCGGGTACATACTAAGGAAGTCTGCCCTCAGCCTGTGGCAGTGGAGGCCATGACGGTGTCTGGCATCCCAGCACTCCAGACAGGCGACGTCTTTCAAAT GTATGACGCCACAGTGGGTTTTGCGTGTGTGAATCACGGGCAGCCCGGTGGGAGACAATGTCAGGACTACAAGGTCCGATTCACCTGCCCGCCATCCTTCTGCTCTGTGTGA